One Pyrofollis japonicus DNA window includes the following coding sequences:
- a CDS encoding CBS domain-containing protein has protein sequence MSRRLILLGHYPPPVVLEEGQSLLEAMVALDQRGVRHAVVVDQRGCFLGIFSIRRLLGELLEGYEKGDLAERLESKRVEEVARRDAPRFVVGEFDMEQVIETMAEKNIGAVVVTDSSGCVLGIISEKHITGAMALSSINAAVHEIMSRPVHSLPLEASVADALRLMVKHRHRHAPVVDNENRLEAIVSARDILALLASEQSLEMIRRGEADKVYGLEVLRIAVGAPATIRPSSDISTALRIMRKRGVSALPVVDEGYHVIGIVTERDFVTKLPKLMGVELFYDLARSKLYVARVVA, from the coding sequence TTGTCTAGGAGATTGATCCTTCTAGGTCATTACCCACCGCCGGTTGTACTCGAGGAGGGGCAGAGCCTGCTAGAGGCCATGGTTGCTCTTGACCAGCGTGGTGTACGGCACGCAGTTGTTGTTGATCAGCGGGGCTGTTTTCTCGGCATCTTTTCGATAAGGAGGCTTCTAGGCGAGCTGCTCGAGGGCTACGAGAAGGGTGATCTTGCTGAGCGCTTAGAGTCTAAGAGGGTTGAGGAGGTTGCTAGGCGCGATGCCCCGAGGTTCGTGGTCGGCGAGTTCGACATGGAGCAGGTAATTGAGACTATGGCTGAGAAGAATATTGGCGCGGTTGTTGTCACTGATAGTAGTGGTTGTGTGCTCGGCATTATATCTGAGAAACACATTACCGGCGCAATGGCTCTCTCCTCGATAAATGCCGCTGTCCACGAGATAATGTCGCGGCCAGTGCATAGCCTGCCCCTGGAGGCGAGCGTCGCTGACGCGCTTAGGCTAATGGTGAAGCACCGCCATCGCCACGCACCCGTAGTGGATAATGAGAATAGGTTGGAGGCGATAGTGTCGGCTCGCGACATACTTGCTTTGCTCGCCTCCGAGCAGAGCCTAGAAATGATACGTAGAGGAGAAGCAGACAAGGTCTACGGCCTAGAGGTTCTGAGAATAGCTGTTGGCGCACCAGCGACTATCCGTCCCAGCAGCGACATCTCGACAGCACTGAGGATTATGAGGAAGCGCGGCGTCTCCGCCCTACCAGTCGTGGATGAGGGCTACCACGTCATAGGTATTGTCACTGAGAGGGACTTCGTGACCAAGCTGCCAAAGCTAATGGGCGTAGAACTGTTCTACGACTTGGCCCGCTCCAAGCTATACGTGGCGCGCGTCGTCGCGTAG
- a CDS encoding type II secretion system F family protein, with protein sequence MLKRLGQSINPDLEYHVLGSGISSSLDKYTAWYLLVFLLLVLLVPSMVAALLYARGFPLLVSIVVGIGLAVSTALIGIALYVMIPALIYQSRGSKLEPRFLSLASALSTRILAGSGIAEAFIQVWREEREELKEFSIELEYISSMIKAGVPVDEALSRAAKVSPSPSVKSLLGSLAAAARTGSNVEEIINTIVSEYIHTTESYVENLSSSLGALLEIFVAFGAMLPVAIGVVALLFAIQPPRTPLLSFDNILFISTFIVVPATSAAIAVLADSMVTRIRV encoded by the coding sequence ATGCTCAAGAGGCTGGGGCAGAGCATCAACCCTGACCTAGAGTACCACGTGCTCGGCTCCGGCATCTCAAGTAGCCTGGACAAGTACACCGCATGGTACCTGCTAGTCTTCCTCCTCCTAGTCCTCCTGGTCCCATCCATGGTTGCAGCACTCCTCTATGCCAGGGGGTTCCCGCTACTAGTCTCCATAGTTGTTGGAATAGGCTTGGCCGTGAGCACGGCGCTGATAGGGATAGCGCTCTACGTAATGATACCTGCGCTTATATACCAGTCCCGTGGCTCGAAGCTCGAGCCCCGCTTCCTCTCCCTGGCCTCAGCCCTCTCTACACGCATACTCGCGGGCAGCGGTATAGCGGAGGCCTTTATCCAGGTGTGGAGAGAGGAGAGGGAAGAACTGAAAGAGTTCAGCATAGAGCTCGAATACATCTCCTCGATGATAAAGGCCGGCGTACCCGTCGACGAGGCTCTGAGCAGGGCCGCCAAGGTTTCCCCAAGCCCCAGCGTCAAGAGCCTACTAGGAAGCCTTGCAGCAGCTGCCCGCACAGGCAGCAATGTAGAGGAGATCATAAACACGATTGTGTCGGAGTACATACACACTACAGAGTCCTACGTGGAAAACCTGTCCTCTTCCCTGGGAGCCCTCTTAGAGATATTCGTTGCTTTCGGTGCAATGCTCCCCGTAGCGATTGGCGTAGTGGCGCTCCTCTTCGCAATACAGCCCCCCAGGACCCCCCTGCTCTCCTTCGACAACATCCTCTTCATCTCCACGTTCATAGTAGTGCCGGCCACTAGTGCCGCGATAGCTGTGCTTGCCGACTCAATGGTCACAAGGATAAGGGTGTAA
- the rgy gene encoding reverse gyrase, which translates to MSQTSRGEAHEPARGVYFYSCPNCGGPAGDDRLHRGLPCPKCLPEEIGAETVLDVAEALRKLGKLRRGSPLDYYARIEREAREVEALFEKATGSRLWSAQRTWVRRVLKGKSFAVIAPTGLGKTTFGVLMAVYLASRGEKSYIVVPTTPLVKMVEEKALRLADAAGVAARIIAFHSRLPQKLRRQYMEKLEAGDFDILITTSQFMIRNADKLVALRENWDKWFRFLFVDDVDAVLKSGKSVDAVLKLAGFGQGEIEAGWELLRLQRSLIYEAQRAQKRFEQELAKLRQRLARRGRTLSAEDVRRLRQKIFSESLEPLYKRLERLQEKIEKARKRAASLVVSSATGRPRGSRVRLFQVLMGFQAGASSEAIRNIVDAYTYPGPEGIEAKVVELVKRLGTGGLVYVPVDKGIEYAEKLAEILREHGVAAEAFTSRNQAALDRFRSGETDVLVGVAIYYGVAVRGLDLPERIRYAVFAGVPRLKFSARFEEPHPVSILRALSVLVEHGPRDVQERAQFFLGRLRNIMRRLSQAALAKVAEELRSGQVTSDFAKEFQRALEWLRETLRREDVWEALEQADDIAVVRSGDKAYILVPDVATYIQASGRTSRLFAGGITRGLSVVVVDDQRLFNGLARRTRWLIEAEWKRLEELDLAKILREIDADRQRVRDILEGRIKPEFMELVKTALLIVESPNKARTIAGFFGRPSSRQVGPVRVYEVSTGDYVLLVAASGGHVYDLVKPATPAETVSPDWLLDVLEGSAKGYDWRKARNVHGVLVAPDGGRRYLPVYAPLARCLACGHQWVVDPTKYNPVTGKGELRCPVCGSPLVKNSWDVIEALRDIASEVDVVMIGTDPDTEGEKIGWDLASLVRPAAKSIVRVEFHEITRKAILEAIHSARAFHERLVEAQIVRRVEDRWIGFTLSPVLWTKFWPWFCRWKLLRRHAAASRRLRNAEAMLNAMERLKYAEEECNRPNYNLSAGRVQTPVLGWIVEHTLGAKYLRIPLLRALLRPVTGEESELVIELRGDEISDQIRRELEETKKLLNQVLLDQNVLERLDELDQRRRAKRKVITEVLKAFREKPPIRARVVELKEEIEELKPLPPFTTDALLAEAASRLGIPAPQAMRLAQDLFELGLITYHRTDSTRISDAGIAVAREYLRYRYGDEALEKLFYPRHWGTGGAHEAIRPTRPIDTETLRRLVEEGALQLARPLTNQHYRLYDLIFRRFIASQMAPAKVRKQYATIEVEVVPPGEEAKKLRREMERVVEIVEKSWLDIYPVVRPEKPIVKTEYAAEAVRIVVWSPVQTLSQAEVVKMMKERGIGRPSTYAKIIETLMRRGYAVTRGRTGKMIATRRGIGVYNFLMKRFQSLVSEEVTRKLQETMDRIEEGTVYYEQVLDHVLEELKKALTSPESGLTEEEAKKLLPII; encoded by the coding sequence TTGTCTCAGACCAGTAGGGGAGAAGCACACGAGCCCGCGAGGGGTGTCTACTTCTACTCGTGCCCCAACTGCGGAGGCCCTGCAGGAGACGATAGGCTCCATCGCGGGCTCCCCTGCCCCAAGTGTCTCCCCGAGGAGATCGGGGCCGAGACTGTCCTCGACGTGGCTGAGGCTCTGCGAAAGCTTGGCAAGCTGCGCCGCGGGAGCCCCTTGGACTACTATGCCCGTATAGAGAGGGAGGCCCGGGAGGTAGAGGCGCTTTTCGAGAAGGCTACTGGGAGCAGGCTCTGGAGCGCCCAGAGGACATGGGTTCGCAGAGTCCTCAAGGGCAAGAGCTTCGCCGTTATAGCCCCTACGGGCCTCGGGAAGACGACCTTCGGAGTACTTATGGCCGTTTACCTCGCTTCTCGGGGCGAGAAGAGCTACATAGTTGTACCGACTACGCCGCTTGTCAAGATGGTTGAGGAGAAGGCGCTTCGCCTCGCAGACGCGGCCGGAGTGGCGGCGCGCATCATAGCTTTTCACAGCAGGCTCCCCCAGAAGCTCCGCAGACAGTACATGGAGAAGCTCGAGGCCGGGGACTTCGACATACTGATAACCACTAGTCAGTTCATGATAAGGAACGCCGACAAGCTCGTAGCGCTCCGCGAGAACTGGGACAAGTGGTTCCGCTTCCTCTTCGTAGACGACGTGGACGCGGTCCTAAAGAGTGGTAAGAGCGTTGATGCTGTGCTCAAGCTGGCAGGCTTCGGCCAAGGGGAGATAGAGGCTGGCTGGGAGCTGCTACGCCTCCAGCGCTCACTCATCTACGAGGCCCAGAGGGCACAGAAGCGATTCGAGCAGGAACTCGCCAAGCTCCGGCAGAGGCTCGCTCGGAGGGGCCGGACGCTCTCGGCGGAGGATGTTAGAAGGCTTCGCCAGAAGATCTTCAGCGAGAGCCTTGAACCCCTCTATAAGAGGCTGGAGAGGCTCCAGGAGAAGATAGAGAAGGCAAGGAAGCGTGCGGCATCTCTAGTTGTGAGTAGCGCTACTGGCAGGCCCCGCGGCTCCAGGGTGAGGCTCTTCCAGGTGCTTATGGGGTTCCAGGCGGGCGCCTCCTCCGAGGCCATAAGGAACATTGTTGACGCGTATACCTACCCCGGCCCAGAAGGCATCGAGGCAAAAGTGGTAGAGCTTGTCAAGAGGCTCGGCACGGGTGGGCTAGTCTACGTGCCGGTGGACAAGGGTATTGAGTACGCCGAGAAGCTCGCCGAGATCCTGCGCGAGCACGGGGTGGCAGCAGAGGCCTTTACCTCGAGGAACCAGGCCGCCCTTGACCGGTTCCGCTCCGGGGAGACAGACGTCCTAGTAGGAGTAGCGATATACTATGGCGTAGCTGTCCGCGGCCTAGACCTCCCTGAGAGGATACGCTACGCGGTCTTCGCCGGCGTCCCGAGGCTCAAGTTCAGTGCAAGGTTCGAGGAACCCCACCCCGTCAGCATTCTCCGCGCACTCAGCGTCCTCGTAGAGCATGGGCCCCGGGACGTGCAGGAGAGGGCCCAGTTCTTCCTCGGAAGGCTGCGCAACATTATGCGCCGCCTAAGCCAGGCGGCACTGGCCAAGGTTGCTGAGGAGCTTCGTAGCGGCCAGGTGACCAGTGACTTCGCAAAGGAGTTCCAAAGGGCTCTTGAGTGGCTGAGGGAGACTCTTCGCAGAGAAGACGTCTGGGAGGCGCTGGAGCAGGCGGACGACATAGCTGTTGTGAGGAGCGGGGACAAGGCCTACATACTGGTACCTGACGTCGCGACCTATATCCAGGCCTCGGGTAGGACTAGCAGGCTCTTCGCCGGCGGAATAACCCGGGGCCTCAGCGTAGTAGTGGTTGACGACCAGAGACTGTTCAACGGCCTCGCTAGGCGCACAAGGTGGCTCATAGAGGCCGAGTGGAAGAGGCTGGAAGAACTAGACCTTGCGAAGATCCTGCGAGAAATAGACGCTGATAGGCAGAGGGTGCGCGACATCCTCGAGGGCAGGATTAAGCCAGAGTTCATGGAGCTGGTGAAGACGGCTCTCCTCATAGTGGAGAGCCCCAACAAAGCGCGCACAATAGCAGGGTTCTTCGGGAGGCCCTCCTCCCGCCAAGTAGGCCCGGTAAGGGTCTACGAGGTCTCTACTGGCGACTACGTGCTCCTAGTAGCCGCTAGCGGCGGCCACGTCTACGACCTTGTGAAGCCCGCTACTCCGGCTGAGACGGTTTCCCCCGACTGGCTCCTCGACGTGCTCGAGGGCAGCGCTAAGGGCTACGATTGGCGCAAGGCCCGCAACGTGCACGGCGTACTCGTAGCACCGGATGGTGGTAGGAGGTACCTACCGGTCTACGCGCCCCTCGCTAGGTGCCTCGCCTGCGGCCATCAATGGGTAGTAGACCCGACGAAGTATAACCCGGTGACGGGTAAGGGGGAGCTGCGTTGCCCTGTCTGCGGCTCACCGCTCGTTAAGAACAGCTGGGACGTTATTGAGGCGCTGCGCGATATCGCGAGCGAAGTAGACGTGGTAATGATAGGCACTGACCCCGACACCGAGGGCGAGAAGATAGGCTGGGACCTCGCGAGCCTTGTCCGCCCAGCAGCGAAGAGCATTGTGAGGGTAGAGTTCCACGAGATAACCAGGAAAGCAATCCTAGAAGCCATTCACAGTGCGAGGGCGTTCCACGAGCGCCTCGTAGAGGCACAGATAGTTAGGCGCGTAGAAGACCGCTGGATAGGGTTCACGCTCTCCCCGGTGCTCTGGACCAAGTTCTGGCCATGGTTCTGCCGCTGGAAGCTCTTGAGGAGGCATGCGGCTGCCTCCAGGAGGCTCCGGAACGCCGAGGCGATGCTCAACGCTATGGAGAGGCTGAAGTATGCTGAAGAGGAGTGTAATAGGCCCAACTACAACCTTAGCGCTGGCCGTGTACAGACACCGGTTCTCGGATGGATAGTGGAGCACACCCTTGGGGCAAAGTATCTGAGAATACCCTTGCTCCGAGCCCTCCTCCGCCCCGTCACGGGCGAGGAATCCGAGCTAGTAATCGAGCTAAGGGGTGACGAGATAAGCGACCAGATACGCAGAGAGCTAGAGGAGACAAAGAAGCTCCTCAACCAGGTCCTGCTGGACCAGAACGTGTTGGAGAGGCTAGACGAGCTTGATCAGAGGAGGAGAGCGAAGAGGAAAGTAATAACGGAGGTTCTCAAAGCGTTCAGGGAGAAGCCGCCGATAAGGGCAAGGGTAGTCGAGCTGAAAGAAGAGATCGAGGAGCTAAAGCCTCTGCCACCCTTCACTACCGACGCATTGCTCGCAGAGGCTGCGTCAAGGCTAGGCATACCGGCGCCCCAGGCCATGAGGCTAGCACAGGACTTGTTCGAGCTAGGTCTCATAACCTATCATAGAACCGATAGCACTCGCATAAGCGACGCGGGAATAGCAGTGGCTAGGGAGTACCTCCGCTACCGCTACGGCGACGAAGCATTGGAGAAGCTGTTCTACCCGAGGCACTGGGGCACGGGTGGAGCACACGAGGCAATAAGGCCTACGAGGCCCATTGACACCGAGACGCTGCGCCGCCTAGTAGAAGAGGGCGCCCTCCAGCTGGCAAGGCCGCTTACTAACCAGCACTACAGGCTCTACGACCTCATATTCCGCCGCTTCATAGCGAGCCAGATGGCGCCAGCCAAGGTGAGGAAACAGTACGCCACCATAGAGGTAGAGGTTGTGCCGCCGGGCGAGGAGGCGAAGAAACTGCGCAGAGAGATGGAGAGAGTTGTTGAGATAGTTGAGAAGTCATGGTTAGACATTTATCCCGTAGTGAGGCCGGAGAAGCCAATAGTTAAGACAGAGTACGCTGCCGAAGCGGTAAGGATAGTCGTGTGGAGCCCTGTGCAGACGCTCTCCCAGGCAGAGGTAGTGAAGATGATGAAGGAGAGGGGCATAGGCAGACCAAGCACCTACGCAAAGATAATAGAGACGCTGATGAGGCGCGGCTACGCGGTCACAAGGGGCCGCACCGGCAAGATGATAGCAACGAGGCGCGGAATAGGAGTCTACAACTTCCTCATGAAAAGGTTCCAGAGCCTAGTCTCCGAAGAAGTGACCAGGAAACTACAAGAAACCATGGACCGGATAGAGGAGGGAACAGTATACTACGAGCAAGTACTAGACCACGTGCTAGAGGAGCTGAAAAAAGCGCTCACGAGCCCAGAGAGCGGCCTCACAGAGGAGGAGGCGAAGAAGCTCCTACCGATAATCTAG
- a CDS encoding type II/IV secretion system ATPase subunit, with translation MRDVNTDRAEEATLKPSITVGRDMREKISNESQITILVQYFIRDEPPVVVSIVEDVDGRRFYNVEEPGLTEIGGRVLRRLLDKILGDIGLLRRFSGIEDFGEAMREAYVLARRALAPLRGRLRRLGRDWEDEATRIAYYIARDLVGYSRLDPLVRDPRIEDISCNGLLTPVFVYHTEFEWLTSNIVFNDPGELERIVLKLGLRSGQEPSLARPVVEGILRPEGYRVHIVMDVVSRRGHSFTIRKFRAEPFTVVELVNRGTVDPGVAAILWAAIQYKQGVVIYGPTGSGKTTLLNAFAMLLPPEYKIVTIEDTPEIYLPFHDNWAAMHTRLSDMPGVQNVTLQAQVESALRMRPDVIIVGEIRSREAFAFFQALATGHGGLTTVHAESADVLIRRLASPPMNVPKSLIAANKLFVHILRLERGGTVARKVIRIDETRGYDPASDEIELGRLVQWRSKEDDWVLLSTESSFVKAIAELLVVSPREIWHDLERRATIIKWLAERNADMLEVHETVRRYMRDPEKVYEEALKETSPYVFRKGGA, from the coding sequence ATGCGTGATGTAAACACTGACAGAGCTGAGGAAGCTACGCTAAAACCGAGTATAACAGTAGGTAGAGATATGCGTGAAAAAATAAGTAACGAATCTCAAATCACTATATTGGTACAATACTTTATTCGCGATGAGCCCCCAGTTGTTGTGAGTATTGTTGAGGATGTTGATGGTAGGCGTTTCTATAATGTTGAGGAGCCTGGTTTGACCGAGATTGGTGGGAGGGTTCTTCGCCGCCTCCTTGACAAGATTCTTGGCGATATAGGTCTTCTTCGCAGGTTTTCGGGGATAGAGGATTTCGGCGAGGCTATGAGAGAGGCTTATGTTCTTGCTCGTCGGGCTCTTGCGCCGCTTCGTGGAAGGCTTAGGCGTCTTGGCAGGGACTGGGAGGATGAGGCTACCCGTATAGCTTACTATATTGCCCGGGACCTTGTTGGCTATAGCCGCTTGGATCCCTTGGTTCGTGATCCGCGTATAGAGGATATTTCGTGCAATGGCCTCCTCACACCCGTCTTCGTGTACCATACGGAGTTCGAGTGGCTGACGAGCAACATTGTCTTCAATGACCCAGGGGAGCTTGAGCGCATTGTGTTGAAGCTTGGACTCCGCTCCGGCCAGGAGCCTAGCCTCGCGAGGCCTGTTGTTGAGGGTATTCTCCGCCCCGAGGGCTACCGTGTCCACATCGTGATGGATGTTGTTTCTAGGCGTGGCCACAGCTTCACTATTCGCAAGTTCCGCGCCGAGCCCTTCACGGTCGTGGAGCTCGTTAACCGCGGCACGGTCGACCCTGGTGTCGCCGCTATACTGTGGGCTGCGATACAGTACAAGCAGGGCGTGGTCATCTACGGGCCGACCGGCTCTGGGAAAACCACCCTGCTCAACGCGTTCGCGATGCTGCTGCCCCCAGAGTACAAGATAGTCACGATAGAGGATACGCCGGAGATCTATCTCCCGTTCCACGATAACTGGGCGGCGATGCACACCCGGCTCAGCGACATGCCCGGCGTCCAGAACGTTACGCTACAGGCGCAGGTTGAGAGCGCGCTCCGCATGAGGCCAGACGTGATAATTGTCGGCGAGATTCGTAGCCGCGAGGCATTCGCATTCTTCCAGGCACTGGCCACGGGGCACGGGGGGCTCACAACTGTTCACGCTGAGAGCGCCGACGTGCTTATCCGGAGGCTGGCCTCTCCGCCCATGAATGTGCCGAAGAGCCTCATAGCGGCGAACAAGCTCTTCGTGCACATACTGAGACTAGAGCGAGGCGGCACAGTGGCTAGGAAGGTCATACGAATCGACGAGACCCGTGGATACGACCCGGCTAGCGACGAGATAGAGCTTGGGCGCCTAGTGCAGTGGCGTAGCAAGGAGGACGACTGGGTGCTACTATCTACCGAGAGCAGCTTCGTGAAGGCAATAGCTGAGCTACTGGTTGTTTCACCTAGAGAGATTTGGCACGACCTTGAGCGGAGAGCAACCATTATCAAGTGGCTAGCGGAGCGCAACGCAGACATGCTGGAGGTTCACGAGACGGTGCGCCGCTACATGAGGGACCCGGAGAAAGTTTACGAGGAAGCCTTGAAGGAGACGTCTCCATACGTGTTCAGGAAGGGCGGTGCCTAG
- a CDS encoding PIN domain-containing protein: MSTRRYEAVVDTSFLRALLLEDEPGHEEAQRIANCVERFIVPSIVLHELVWSTRRSHGPARAQSLAAYVLGDEMFRYEPVGVGDVWFALRDPRRYEDLLVLSVAIRLGKPLASFDKDLVKLARRHGVLPATCQ, encoded by the coding sequence ATGAGCACTAGGCGCTATGAGGCAGTTGTTGATACTAGTTTTCTCCGAGCCCTCCTCCTGGAAGACGAGCCTGGCCACGAGGAGGCCCAGCGCATCGCCAACTGCGTTGAGCGCTTCATCGTCCCCTCTATCGTCCTCCACGAGCTCGTATGGAGCACTCGGAGAAGCCATGGTCCCGCGAGGGCGCAGAGCCTTGCAGCATACGTGCTCGGCGACGAGATGTTCCGCTACGAGCCAGTAGGCGTCGGCGACGTGTGGTTCGCGCTCCGAGACCCACGCCGCTACGAGGACCTGCTCGTGCTCAGTGTTGCGATACGCCTCGGGAAGCCCCTTGCAAGCTTCGACAAGGACCTTGTAAAGCTGGCACGTAGGCACGGTGTCCTGCCAGCTACCTGTCAATAA
- a CDS encoding mechanosensitive ion channel family protein, whose translation MSGAGSGVLVSLKARLEALAAAVAILVATILFALLVRRIMRRSLQGRLPQYVYKPLENITVYTIIFLGAVAALAVLGVNLSGLLVAGGIAGIVIGFASQQAVSNLISGLFLLMEQPLRIGDPVTLGDVSGVVADINIFSTRIRTWDGTIVRVPNSTAFTSIITNYYRTRARRVEIRIGLSYGTDIDKAINVLRGMMEEHPFCLVNPAPEVFVEDYGDSAIVFTMRCWAPPQVWFATKVDLQTRLKKELDKAGIEIPFPQLDLHIKDSAPIPVEGLREGVEKKQ comes from the coding sequence TTGAGCGGGGCAGGTAGCGGCGTATTGGTGTCTCTGAAGGCTAGGCTAGAGGCGTTAGCAGCCGCCGTCGCCATACTAGTAGCCACGATTCTCTTCGCGCTACTCGTTAGGAGGATTATGCGTCGCAGCCTTCAGGGAAGGCTGCCGCAGTATGTGTATAAGCCCTTGGAGAACATAACCGTGTACACGATAATATTCCTCGGCGCTGTTGCCGCTCTGGCTGTTCTCGGGGTTAATCTCTCGGGCCTGCTTGTCGCAGGCGGGATAGCTGGTATTGTCATAGGCTTTGCTTCTCAGCAGGCAGTCTCTAATCTGATAAGCGGCCTCTTCCTATTGATGGAGCAGCCTCTGAGGATAGGCGACCCCGTAACCCTTGGTGACGTCTCGGGAGTTGTCGCTGACATAAACATTTTCTCTACCCGTATACGCACGTGGGATGGCACGATTGTCCGTGTCCCGAACTCAACAGCGTTCACATCAATAATAACTAATTATTACAGGACGAGAGCTAGGAGGGTCGAGATAAGAATCGGGCTCAGCTACGGCACAGACATAGATAAGGCTATCAACGTCCTCCGGGGCATGATGGAGGAGCATCCCTTCTGCCTAGTGAACCCAGCCCCCGAGGTCTTCGTGGAAGATTATGGCGACTCCGCGATAGTATTCACTATGAGGTGCTGGGCCCCGCCCCAAGTATGGTTCGCAACCAAGGTTGATCTCCAGACGAGGCTCAAGAAGGAGCTAGACAAGGCCGGCATAGAGATACCGTTCCCGCAGCTAGACCTCCACATAAAGGACTCGGCCCCGATACCCGTAGAGGGCCTTAGAGAAGGGGTAGAGAAGAAACAATGA
- a CDS encoding DUF432 domain-containing protein, with translation MESQHFVVLRRGDSRAIGECRLAYSVDGVFEFCDPFGCRRALLTEHDTVYADLVPPLYRPQPLTSCIYLEFSDPVIIGAKTTTLWATAPYELLIHVNDTAIAYVSPFKVKYTLVGDVIDGTVCRHHRSRAWLSLEEALRSAGIYALVRIDVSGVEGIIPGIGFNAALTELYIDDEGRLFYPILVARREPRHVAARLSSERPLAGVRRVWQASRKLRVPITSPAFITPIPSP, from the coding sequence ATGGAGTCGCAGCACTTTGTTGTGCTAAGGCGGGGCGATTCCAGAGCCATAGGGGAGTGCAGGCTCGCGTATAGCGTGGACGGTGTCTTCGAGTTCTGTGACCCGTTTGGCTGTCGGCGTGCACTGTTGACGGAGCATGACACAGTGTATGCTGACCTGGTTCCTCCTCTCTACAGACCGCAGCCGCTTACCTCGTGCATATATCTAGAGTTCAGCGACCCCGTAATCATAGGGGCCAAGACGACCACGCTGTGGGCTACTGCTCCCTACGAGCTGCTCATACATGTTAATGATACAGCTATAGCCTATGTGTCTCCCTTCAAGGTGAAATACACCCTCGTAGGCGACGTTATCGACGGCACGGTTTGCCGCCATCACCGCTCAAGGGCTTGGCTGAGCCTAGAGGAGGCGCTGAGAAGCGCTGGCATCTACGCATTGGTGCGCATTGATGTGAGCGGCGTAGAAGGGATAATCCCGGGCATAGGGTTTAACGCCGCGCTCACCGAGCTATACATTGATGACGAGGGGCGCCTCTTCTACCCGATCCTCGTGGCGCGCAGGGAGCCCCGCCACGTTGCTGCAAGGCTTAGCTCAGAACGCCCTCTTGCAGGAGTTAGGAGAGTGTGGCAGGCTTCGCGCAAGCTTCGCGTCCCCATAACTTCGCCTGCATTTATAACGCCTATACCATCTCCTTAG